The following proteins are encoded in a genomic region of Ostrea edulis chromosome 7, xbOstEdul1.1, whole genome shotgun sequence:
- the LOC125654500 gene encoding uncharacterized protein LOC125654500 isoform X3, whose product MTDCREKLIGLRKCCTGHQWDERTEICKKCGSGYFGVNCGQSCDFPGFGVGCQGECKCSREKCNVSWGCPKKTTTTKIYTTKQSVVSTSNEKYYVTTTRTKYSTTSATTETKVDNQTSGPGLTQQLSPLDAFFTTQNLLIMAIFGVGLIFLTLLLGCTCRIIYKKIISKRKLNCDKKENRPDIVQDENHYEEISSILVVSNQGINYSPLLQNSTDGRDVTLERFNTSEEKENLEEFEDQGYENNAITKPTKHFPVDDPSDQELPGTHHELTDSEGYQLPHSSSTGMSDGYIDADFCMAKETPDNDRRSKLRKFKQTPSRV is encoded by the exons GCTCAGAAAATGCTGTACAGGCCATCAATGGGACGAGAGGACGGAAATCTGTAAAA AGTGCGGGTCTGGCTATTTTGGAGTGAACTGCGGTCAGTCATGTGATTTCCCTGGTTTTGGAGTTGGTTGCCAAGGAGAGTGTAAATGTTCACGGGAGAAGTGCAATGTGTCCTGGGGATGTCCGA AGAAAACGACGACCACCAAGATCTATACAACCAAACAGTCTGTAGTCAGCACCTCGAACGAAAAGTATTACGTCACCACTACCAGAACTAAATATAGCACCACCAGCGCCACCACGGAGACAAAGGTGGATAATCAGACTTCAGGGCCGGGACTAACACAGCAACTCTCTCCATTAGACGCCTTCTTTACCACACAGAACCTTTTGATAATGGCTATTTTCGGAgtaggattaattttcttaaCTCTTCTTTTGGGCTGTACTTGTAgaattatttacaaaaaaataatttcaaagcgAAAATTGAATTGTGATAAAAAGGAAAATCGCCCGGATATTGTGCAAGACGAAAACCATTATGAAGAAATATCCAGTATTTTAGTCGTATCTAACCAGGGGATTAATTATTCTCCTCTTCTCCAAAATTCAACAGACGGGCGAGATGTAACTCTAGAAAGATTCAATACTTCCGAAGAAAAGGAAAACCTTGAGGAGTTCGAAGACCAAGGATATGAAAACAATGCGATCACTAAACCTACAAAACATTTCCCTGTCGATGATCCGTCGGATCAAGAGTTACCTGGTACACATCATGAATTAACGGACTCAGAAGGATATCAGCTACCACACTCCTCCTCCACTGGGATGTCAGACGGATATATTGACGCAGATTTCTGTATGGCGAAGGAAACACCTGACAATGACAGAA GGAGtaaattaagaaaatttaaacaaacaCCTAGCAGAGTTTGA